A window of the Butyricimonas faecalis genome harbors these coding sequences:
- a CDS encoding magnesium transporter CorA family protein: MRTFLRGKVGFVEKKVWEPNCWINVVSPSQDDLRYLIDEMGVPEAFIDDIEDVDERSRLEVEDGWTLMILRIPFKSVDTSIPFITVPLGIIEKEDKFVTVCYYQTEMIPDFINYVIRKNLEIANNWDLVFRLFLSASVWYLKYLKQINTQMHMAEVELERSIRNEELQRLLKIEKSLVFFITSLRGNDNLLIKMKTLKVQRQFFDEDLVEDVEIELRQAQDSARIYSDILSGTMDAYASVISNNLNIVMKRMTSISIILMLPTLIASLYGMNVPNSLEENPYGFLIVIIISILFSVFGFIVFKWRHWF; this comes from the coding sequence ATGAGAACTTTCCTAAGGGGTAAAGTAGGGTTCGTAGAAAAGAAAGTATGGGAACCGAATTGCTGGATTAATGTTGTTTCACCCTCTCAGGACGATCTTCGTTACCTGATCGACGAAATGGGTGTTCCGGAAGCTTTTATTGATGACATCGAGGACGTGGACGAGCGTTCTCGTTTGGAAGTGGAGGACGGATGGACGCTAATGATTTTGCGTATCCCTTTTAAATCCGTGGATACAAGCATTCCATTCATCACGGTACCTTTAGGGATTATCGAGAAAGAAGATAAGTTTGTGACCGTGTGCTATTACCAGACAGAAATGATTCCCGATTTCATTAATTACGTGATTCGTAAGAATTTGGAAATCGCGAACAACTGGGATCTTGTTTTTCGTTTATTCCTTTCCGCTTCCGTGTGGTACTTGAAATACCTGAAACAAATCAATACACAGATGCACATGGCGGAAGTGGAATTGGAACGTTCCATCCGGAATGAAGAATTACAACGGTTGCTGAAAATCGAGAAATCATTGGTGTTCTTTATCACCTCTCTGCGTGGAAACGACAATTTATTGATCAAAATGAAGACCTTGAAAGTGCAGCGGCAATTCTTCGACGAGGACTTGGTGGAGGATGTGGAAATCGAACTGCGGCAGGCGCAGGATTCTGCCCGAATTTATAGTGATATATTAAGCGGTACAATGGATGCCTACGCTTCGGTGATCTCCAACAACCTGAACATCGTGATGAAACGGATGACATCCATCTCGATCATATTGATGCTACCGACCTTGATTGCCAGCCTGTACGGGATGAATGTGCCGAACTCCTTGGAGGAAAACCCTTATGGATTTTTGATCGTGATCATTATATCGATACTTTTTTCCGTGTTCGGCTTCATCGTGTTCAAATGGCGGCACTGGTTTTAA
- a CDS encoding FecR family protein encodes MDYRDDDIEFANRLLTRREELDDEEVTAWLKEKDHVELLEEIAAIRQKLTEGESQINDEDEYRRLEENIYDQKSRRMTLRWSIAASIILLVGLFVGRTINDVRDMHEEQLLTKSVMQPGTSKAILMMANGEKVVLDQEQKLDIQLNERVRVASSGQGIVYEGNGKGEVKEEYNKLVTPTGGEYFLTLSDGTRVFLNAASELKYPVEFVGGKRVVDLDGEAYFEVRKDSLRPFIVRVNGAEVTVLGTSFNVNTYGDDGLIYTTLVNGSVRILSEKNGQEEVLTPGMQGVMNIQTGQLTVREVDVESYVTWREGRFVFRTMTLDLIMRQLQRWYDFEVFYQNPELKEYEFRGVIKRDMDLDKVLSVIKATTNVDFEVKGKVITIIKR; translated from the coding sequence ATGGATTATAGAGACGACGATATAGAATTTGCCAATAGGTTGCTTACTCGACGAGAAGAGTTGGATGACGAGGAGGTGACAGCCTGGTTGAAAGAGAAAGATCATGTTGAGTTATTGGAAGAGATTGCGGCCATCCGACAAAAGTTAACAGAAGGCGAGAGCCAGATAAATGACGAGGATGAATACCGGCGTTTAGAGGAAAATATCTATGACCAGAAGAGTCGTCGAATGACGTTGCGTTGGTCGATCGCGGCTTCTATTATCTTATTGGTCGGTCTATTCGTGGGACGTACGATAAATGACGTCCGGGATATGCATGAGGAACAACTTTTGACGAAGAGCGTGATGCAACCCGGGACCTCGAAAGCGATCTTGATGATGGCTAACGGGGAAAAGGTGGTGTTGGATCAGGAGCAAAAATTGGATATCCAGTTGAATGAACGGGTGCGGGTGGCTTCCAGTGGGCAAGGGATCGTGTACGAGGGAAATGGAAAAGGAGAGGTAAAGGAGGAGTATAATAAATTGGTGACACCGACCGGGGGAGAGTATTTTCTCACGTTGTCGGACGGAACCCGGGTATTTTTGAATGCAGCTTCCGAGTTGAAGTATCCGGTAGAATTTGTTGGCGGGAAACGGGTGGTTGATTTAGATGGAGAGGCTTATTTTGAGGTGCGTAAAGATAGCCTGCGTCCTTTCATCGTTCGGGTGAACGGGGCAGAGGTAACCGTGTTGGGAACATCGTTTAACGTGAATACTTATGGGGATGACGGGCTGATTTACACGACGCTGGTGAACGGATCTGTTCGGATTCTCTCGGAGAAGAACGGGCAAGAGGAAGTGTTGACTCCGGGAATGCAAGGGGTGATGAATATACAAACGGGACAGTTGACCGTGAGGGAGGTTGATGTGGAGTCTTACGTGACTTGGCGTGAAGGACGGTTCGTGTTTCGGACGATGACGTTGGATTTGATCATGCGTCAGTTACAACGTTGGTATGATTTTGAGGTGTTCTATCAAAATCCGGAATTGAAGGAGTACGAGTTCCGGGGAGTGATCAAGCGGGATATGGATTTGGATAAAGTGTTGTCCGTGATCAAGGCAACGACAAATGTCGATTTTGAGGTAAAAGGAAAAGTGATAACCATTATAAAACGTTAG
- a CDS encoding efflux RND transporter periplasmic adaptor subunit codes for MNKSLKRVLQIGIPVVIVGAIVIPRLDFFSNKDASTPTTAPQAANRGALPVTGMVASMSTSGNGIPVTGVLVANEEVELVSETAGKVVKIAFEEGALVKKGTLLVKVDDSDLQAQLARAEFQKELLAAKLERQRILLKRESISVEEFQQLETEYNMNLADIELLKVRIARTEIRAPFDGRMGFRFVSEGSYLQSSTKVSSIVDNSYLKIEFSIPEKYIDLPLVGRKLTFQPSGMEYQIEAEVYAVDPQADVATHTITLRARYRNTKNLVAGMFVKGELMTAENLKYILVPTEAVVPEMDGKRLWIVKNKKATSVPVQTDSRNSQFVEVTSGIQVGDTVLTGGLMQLREGMIVNVKLNK; via the coding sequence ATGAACAAAAGTTTAAAGAGAGTTTTACAAATTGGAATTCCGGTTGTGATCGTGGGGGCAATCGTGATTCCTCGTTTGGATTTTTTTTCAAATAAAGATGCGTCAACCCCGACAACGGCTCCCCAGGCAGCCAACCGGGGTGCTTTGCCGGTAACGGGGATGGTGGCTTCCATGTCAACATCCGGTAACGGAATTCCCGTAACGGGAGTATTGGTGGCAAACGAGGAGGTCGAATTGGTTTCGGAAACAGCCGGTAAAGTGGTGAAGATCGCTTTTGAGGAGGGAGCATTGGTGAAAAAAGGAACCTTGTTGGTAAAGGTCGACGATTCGGATTTGCAAGCCCAACTCGCTCGTGCCGAATTCCAAAAAGAATTATTGGCAGCCAAACTGGAAAGACAACGGATATTATTGAAACGGGAATCCATCAGCGTGGAAGAATTCCAGCAGTTGGAAACCGAATACAATATGAACCTGGCAGATATTGAATTGCTGAAGGTTAGAATTGCTCGTACGGAAATCCGGGCTCCTTTCGACGGACGAATGGGATTCCGCTTCGTGAGCGAGGGCAGTTACTTGCAATCGAGTACCAAGGTGTCATCGATCGTGGATAACTCTTATCTGAAAATCGAATTCTCTATTCCTGAAAAATATATTGATCTGCCTTTGGTGGGTAGAAAACTTACCTTCCAGCCCAGCGGTATGGAATATCAGATCGAGGCAGAAGTATATGCCGTGGATCCGCAGGCAGATGTCGCGACACATACGATAACCTTGCGGGCTCGCTACCGGAACACGAAAAATCTGGTAGCCGGAATGTTCGTGAAAGGGGAGTTGATGACGGCCGAGAATCTGAAATACATACTCGTTCCGACAGAGGCTGTCGTGCCGGAGATGGACGGAAAACGCCTGTGGATTGTGAAAAACAAAAAGGCAACCAGCGTACCCGTGCAAACCGACAGTCGGAATTCCCAATTCGTGGAAGTTACTTCCGGCATACAGGTGGGCGACACCGTCTTAACGGGCGGTTTGATGCAATTGCGCGAAGGGATGATCGTGAATGTCAAGCTGAACAAATAG
- a CDS encoding TolC family protein gives MKKQNLRSIKWIGKVTVLLFIFNFQFSIFNGYAQCVSLDECLEKALESNFSIKIIQNEARMDKNNLNYSTFLPTLEATAKQTQTRNDAKTENSAGEVNKMSDVKTDNYSAGVALNWRIFDGLEMFTTHEKQKELLAMGELAVRQAVENLILNVSAAYYNVLVQHHKLMANRHSLALSNERYDEAKVRHQIGNRSGLEAQQAKIDLNTDSSTYVRQKEALKSAYITLNKLMNTDLQMVNYVQDTILLGPQLTLSTLEQKTLEGNTALLMARKDQKISALDLKNARAVLFPTLDFNSGYNYNKTNTPSSSTTLNRSNGFYWGFSLNVPIFSRLQNRTKIKNAKLELENTELSYQEAEKETLGDLALMYNSYENNLLMVNFEIESASVAEANLDAALEKYKIGSLSGIEFREFQRSYIDAVDRKLSAIYQAKVSELSLLLLSGDIRGSFAAE, from the coding sequence ATGAAAAAACAGAATTTGCGATCTATAAAATGGATAGGGAAAGTGACCGTTTTGTTGTTCATTTTCAATTTTCAATTTTCAATTTTCAATGGTTACGCGCAGTGCGTAAGCCTGGACGAATGCTTGGAAAAAGCGTTGGAATCAAACTTTTCCATTAAAATCATCCAGAACGAAGCCCGTATGGATAAAAATAATTTGAATTATTCCACATTCCTACCGACACTGGAAGCTACGGCAAAACAGACACAGACCCGGAATGACGCGAAGACGGAAAATAGCGCGGGAGAGGTGAATAAAATGTCGGATGTAAAGACGGATAACTACTCGGCGGGAGTTGCTTTAAACTGGCGGATATTTGACGGGTTGGAGATGTTCACCACCCATGAAAAACAGAAAGAGTTACTGGCAATGGGAGAACTTGCCGTACGCCAGGCCGTGGAAAACTTGATCTTGAACGTGAGTGCCGCCTATTACAACGTGCTGGTGCAACACCATAAATTGATGGCCAACCGTCACTCCCTGGCACTCTCGAATGAACGTTACGATGAGGCCAAAGTGCGTCACCAGATCGGAAATAGATCCGGACTGGAAGCCCAACAGGCAAAAATTGATTTGAACACGGACAGTTCGACCTATGTGCGGCAGAAAGAGGCTTTAAAGAGTGCCTACATCACGTTGAATAAATTGATGAATACGGATCTGCAAATGGTAAATTACGTGCAGGATACGATCTTGTTGGGACCGCAATTGACGTTGAGCACCTTGGAGCAAAAAACGCTGGAAGGAAATACCGCTTTATTAATGGCCAGGAAAGATCAGAAAATCTCCGCCTTGGATTTGAAAAATGCCCGTGCCGTGTTGTTCCCGACACTGGATTTCAATTCCGGGTACAACTATAACAAGACGAACACACCCTCTTCCAGCACCACGTTGAACCGTTCAAACGGTTTTTACTGGGGATTCTCGTTAAACGTTCCTATTTTCAGCCGTTTGCAGAATCGGACAAAGATCAAGAATGCCAAACTGGAATTGGAAAATACCGAACTTTCCTATCAAGAGGCCGAGAAAGAAACCTTGGGAGATTTGGCGTTGATGTATAATTCCTATGAAAACAACCTGTTGATGGTAAACTTCGAGATAGAAAGCGCTAGCGTGGCCGAGGCCAACCTGGACGCGGCTTTAGAAAAATACAAGATCGGGTCGCTTTCCGGAATCGAGTTCCGGGAATTTCAACGCAGTTACATCGATGCCGTTGACCGGAAATTATCGGCTATCTATCAGGCAAAAGTTTCCGAATTATCCTTACTGCTACTTAGCGGGGATATTCGAGGTTCTTTCGCGGCGGAGTAA
- a CDS encoding RNA polymerase sigma-70 factor, giving the protein MIENDLNSDSFESLFKSHFKDLVGYVCSYVNDEEVSKDIVHDVFLVVLKNEKNLDTSYSLKSYLFTLSKNYALNYLKHLRVVAMNEREVVEALQNADEELDNYEQRMARLNEKLDELPEKQREVLIKCFVEGRTYKDVADEMGISVNSVKTHISRGLKFLRNELKEEMVMLFLLKREGNMDMN; this is encoded by the coding sequence ATGATAGAAAATGACTTAAATAGTGATTCTTTCGAAAGTTTGTTTAAATCCCATTTCAAGGATCTGGTGGGATATGTATGTAGCTACGTGAACGATGAAGAGGTGTCCAAGGACATCGTGCATGATGTTTTCCTCGTGGTACTGAAAAATGAAAAGAATCTGGATACCTCTTATTCCTTGAAATCTTACCTGTTCACCTTATCGAAGAATTACGCCTTGAATTACTTGAAACACTTGCGTGTCGTGGCGATGAACGAACGGGAAGTTGTTGAAGCGTTGCAGAATGCCGACGAAGAGTTGGATAATTACGAACAACGCATGGCCCGCTTGAACGAAAAACTCGACGAATTGCCCGAGAAACAACGAGAAGTGCTGATAAAATGCTTTGTTGAAGGCCGAACGTACAAAGACGTGGCTGACGAGATGGGCATTAGTGTAAATTCGGTAAAGACGCATATCTCCCGGGGATTGAAATTCTTACGAAACGAGTTGAAGGAAGAAATGGTGATGTTGTTCCTGTTGAAGCGAGAGGGGAATATGGACATGAACTGA
- a CDS encoding efflux RND transporter permease subunit, translating to MSLSSTCIKRPVLATVLNLLLVIVGSIGLLYLGVRDYPSVDPPVISVSTSFVGANADVIETQITEPLESAINGIQGIRSLSSTSRDGQSRITIEFELSVDLETAANDVRDKVSGTLRRLPQDIDPPTVYKADADAQPIFAVSLRSGQRSLIDLSGYAERYYKERLQTIPGVSSVDIWGEKRYSVRLRMDPALLAAHRLTPMDVQSAVEKENIELPSGRVEGDNTELTIRTLGRLMSIEDFNNLVISREGSKIVRFKDIGVAEVDAENTRSIAKRNGLPMVMCALIPQPGANYIDIADRAYLVMKDLEKDLPEDIDATIAFDNTVFIRSSINEVEDTILEAFLLVVLIIFLFLRSWRTTLIPVLAIPVSLIASFFIMYVAGFTINILTLLAVVLAIGLVVDDAIVVMENIFTKIEQGMTPLQAGFKGSNEIFFAVIATTVVLVAVFFPIVFLEGTTGRLFREFSVVIAGAVVVSSFVALTFTPMISTKLLTRRATQNWFYRKTEPFFEGMNRVYRRWLQQFLKVRYWSIIILGVTGVAIYFLWLLIPSEMAPLEDRSNIRLNSVAPEGATYEYMARYADEISNFVEQTVPEQEKVIQFIGGGQTNRASMQLWLVDADKRQRTQQEIADELAIQVRQFTGGRTLVSQQQTFGGRRGGLPVEYVIQAKNLDDLKAILPVFMDEVNKSSLFSASDLNLKFTKPELTINIDRDKAASMGVSVQDIARTLQLTMSEQRVGYYIMNGKQYQILSQLERQDRNKPSDLKGIYVRNNNGDLIHLDNLITTTESSMPPQLYRYDRFVSATVSAGLAKGVTLSQGLEEMDRIANEVLSDDFKTTLSGTSKDFVESSSSLMFAFMLALVFIYLVLAAQFESFRDPLIIMLTVPLALIGAMVALWYFGQTMNIFSQIGIIMLVGLVSKNGILIVEFANQRKLAGLSMREAIEDSAVSRLRPILMTSLSTVLGILPMAMATGAGSESRVAMGIAVVGGMVCSTLLTLFVIPAIYTYLSSNKVKVIEEIED from the coding sequence ATGAGTTTATCTTCAACCTGTATAAAGCGTCCTGTGCTGGCAACCGTGCTCAACTTACTTTTGGTCATTGTCGGTTCCATCGGATTGCTATATTTAGGCGTGCGTGACTACCCCAGCGTGGACCCCCCGGTAATATCCGTATCTACCTCCTTCGTGGGTGCCAATGCCGATGTTATCGAAACACAGATTACCGAACCCTTGGAATCGGCCATTAACGGTATACAGGGAATCCGTTCATTAAGTAGCACGAGTCGTGACGGGCAGAGTCGGATCACGATAGAATTTGAATTAAGCGTGGATTTGGAAACGGCGGCTAATGACGTTCGGGACAAAGTTTCCGGAACATTGCGCCGCTTACCCCAGGATATAGATCCCCCCACCGTGTACAAGGCAGACGCGGATGCCCAGCCTATTTTTGCCGTTTCTTTGCGTAGTGGCCAACGTTCGTTGATTGATTTGAGCGGGTATGCCGAACGCTACTATAAAGAACGTTTACAGACAATACCCGGTGTGAGTAGCGTGGACATTTGGGGTGAAAAACGCTATTCCGTGCGCTTGCGTATGGATCCGGCTTTACTGGCGGCACATCGTTTGACCCCGATGGACGTGCAGTCTGCCGTTGAAAAAGAAAATATCGAATTACCTTCCGGAAGAGTGGAAGGAGATAATACGGAGTTGACAATTCGTACCTTGGGACGCTTGATGTCCATCGAAGATTTCAACAATTTGGTAATATCGAGAGAGGGATCGAAAATTGTCCGTTTTAAAGATATCGGTGTGGCCGAGGTGGACGCCGAAAATACCCGAAGCATTGCCAAACGCAACGGCCTTCCCATGGTGATGTGTGCATTGATTCCCCAACCGGGTGCAAACTACATTGATATTGCCGACCGGGCCTATCTCGTGATGAAGGATTTGGAAAAAGACCTGCCCGAAGATATTGATGCCACGATCGCCTTCGATAACACGGTATTTATCCGGAGCTCCATCAACGAGGTAGAGGACACGATTCTCGAAGCCTTCCTTTTGGTTGTCTTGATCATCTTCCTTTTCTTGCGGAGTTGGCGGACGACGTTAATCCCCGTTCTGGCTATTCCCGTGTCATTGATCGCCTCGTTCTTTATCATGTACGTGGCCGGATTCACCATCAACATCCTGACCTTGTTGGCTGTCGTCTTAGCCATCGGTTTGGTGGTGGATGATGCCATCGTGGTCATGGAAAACATTTTCACGAAAATAGAACAGGGAATGACTCCTTTGCAGGCGGGATTCAAGGGATCGAACGAGATCTTTTTTGCCGTTATCGCGACAACCGTCGTGCTGGTAGCGGTGTTCTTCCCGATCGTCTTCTTGGAAGGAACCACGGGACGTTTGTTCCGAGAGTTTAGCGTGGTCATTGCCGGAGCCGTGGTCGTTTCCTCTTTCGTGGCATTGACATTTACACCGATGATCTCCACGAAACTGTTGACCCGCCGAGCCACCCAAAACTGGTTCTACCGGAAAACAGAACCTTTCTTTGAGGGGATGAACCGGGTGTACCGTCGTTGGTTACAACAATTCTTGAAAGTCCGTTATTGGTCAATTATTATACTTGGAGTTACCGGGGTTGCCATTTATTTCTTGTGGTTACTAATCCCTTCGGAAATGGCTCCTTTGGAGGACCGCTCCAACATCCGGTTAAACTCGGTAGCCCCGGAAGGTGCTACTTACGAGTACATGGCTCGTTACGCGGATGAAATCTCCAATTTCGTGGAACAAACCGTGCCGGAACAAGAAAAAGTGATCCAATTCATCGGGGGAGGACAAACGAACCGGGCAAGCATGCAATTGTGGTTGGTGGATGCCGACAAGCGACAACGTACCCAGCAGGAAATTGCCGATGAATTAGCCATACAAGTGCGTCAGTTTACGGGAGGCCGTACCTTGGTTTCCCAACAACAGACCTTTGGTGGCCGACGGGGAGGACTTCCGGTGGAATACGTTATTCAAGCGAAAAACTTGGACGACTTGAAGGCCATCTTACCCGTTTTCATGGATGAGGTGAACAAGAGTTCGCTATTCTCCGCGTCTGATTTGAACTTGAAATTCACGAAACCGGAGCTGACCATCAATATTGACCGGGACAAGGCTGCCAGCATGGGAGTTTCCGTGCAGGACATCGCCCGAACACTTCAGTTGACCATGAGTGAGCAACGGGTGGGCTATTACATCATGAATGGCAAACAGTACCAGATACTTTCCCAGCTGGAGCGTCAGGATCGAAACAAACCGAGCGACTTGAAAGGGATATACGTGCGGAACAACAACGGTGACCTGATTCATCTGGATAACCTGATTACAACGACCGAAAGTTCCATGCCGCCGCAATTGTATCGTTATGACCGATTCGTGTCGGCAACCGTTTCTGCCGGGTTGGCAAAAGGCGTAACCCTTTCTCAAGGATTGGAGGAGATGGATCGCATTGCCAACGAGGTATTGAGCGATGACTTTAAGACCACGTTATCGGGAACCTCCAAGGACTTCGTGGAAAGTTCTTCCAGTTTGATGTTTGCCTTCATGTTGGCGTTGGTATTCATTTACTTGGTACTTGCCGCGCAGTTCGAGAGTTTCCGCGACCCGTTGATCATCATGTTGACCGTCCCCTTGGCGTTGATCGGGGCCATGGTCGCCTTGTGGTACTTCGGGCAGACCATGAACATTTTCAGCCAGATCGGTATCATCATGTTGGTCGGATTGGTTTCAAAGAACGGAATCTTGATCGTGGAATTCGCCAACCAGCGTAAACTGGCCGGCTTGTCCATGCGTGAGGCGATCGAGGATTCCGCCGTGTCTCGTTTGCGTCCGATCCTGATGACGAGTTTGTCAACCGTGTTAGGAATTCTCCCGATGGCGATGGCCACGGGTGCGGGTTCCGAGAGTCGTGTCGCCATGGGTATCGCGGTGGTTGGGGGAATGGTTTGTTCCACCCTGTTAACCCTCTTCGTGATCCCGGCTATTTATACTTACCTTTCATCGAATAAAGTGAAAGTCATTGAAGAAATAGAAGATTGA